The following are encoded together in the Rickettsiales bacterium genome:
- a CDS encoding penicillin-binding protein 2: MRKPVKLNLSLDGSISSVIDKSKNRIILYSVIVFLIYFAIAFKLIKLTFFLELEYEGAKFYNEQFEKAERLPIYDRNGILIATNLKTNSLYADARNLKNPTMIARQLRKIFPELNEQDLIKKLSSKKAFVWIKRNLHPMEMKAVNDLGIPYLNFDVEVKRTYPHLNLFSHTLGMVGVDAQGLTGFEKYIDGIDEAEFEIHSANGRVDTSLDVRIQSLLHTELLNQMKKHEAKFASGLVMDVNSGEILALVNLPDYDPNTPQSLTISNQFNSITLGNYEMGSTFKPITFAIGLEKKLVNLKTVIDASEPIKIGRFKISDYKGKFRPLALPEIMMYSSNIGTAKIAEIIGASTMQEYYKKLGFYEKVGIEIKEKSIPMMPKNWNLSTTLTASFGHGVSVTPLHVAIANATLVNGGMLVKPTIIKNHKSKNNPRIFSEETSETMRKLYRLVVTGGSGKSAEAKGYFVGGKTGTSEKVVDGKYVPGVVIASFVGMFPMNKPRYLVLAIFDEPKPTPDTYGYATGGWVAAPVVSRVIEGMAPILKISPINYEDETLIKRFDLGY; the protein is encoded by the coding sequence ATGCGAAAGCCCGTTAAACTCAACCTTTCCCTAGATGGCTCAATTAGTAGCGTAATTGATAAAAGTAAAAATAGAATCATTTTATATTCTGTAATTGTTTTTCTAATTTATTTTGCAATCGCATTTAAGCTTATAAAGCTAACCTTCTTTTTGGAGCTGGAATATGAAGGTGCAAAATTTTATAACGAACAATTTGAAAAGGCTGAAAGGCTTCCTATCTATGATAGAAACGGCATCTTAATTGCAACAAATCTTAAGACAAATTCACTTTATGCAGATGCACGCAATTTGAAAAACCCAACAATGATTGCAAGGCAATTAAGAAAAATTTTTCCTGAATTAAACGAGCAAGATTTGATAAAAAAACTTTCTTCTAAAAAAGCATTTGTGTGGATAAAAAGAAATCTTCACCCAATGGAAATGAAGGCAGTGAACGATCTTGGTATACCTTACCTAAATTTTGATGTTGAGGTAAAAAGAACTTATCCGCATCTAAATTTGTTCTCACATACGCTTGGAATGGTTGGGGTTGACGCACAAGGCTTAACAGGATTTGAAAAATATATTGATGGCATTGATGAGGCTGAGTTTGAAATTCATTCAGCAAATGGTAGGGTGGATACCTCTTTAGATGTCAGAATACAAAGCCTTCTCCACACTGAGCTTCTAAATCAGATGAAAAAGCACGAGGCAAAATTTGCAAGCGGCCTTGTGATGGATGTTAATAGTGGGGAAATTTTAGCGCTAGTGAACTTGCCAGATTATGACCCAAACACCCCGCAATCTCTAACAATTTCAAACCAATTTAATAGCATAACGCTTGGAAATTATGAGATGGGTTCTACTTTTAAGCCAATTACATTCGCAATTGGTTTAGAAAAAAAATTAGTAAATCTTAAAACCGTGATTGATGCAAGCGAGCCAATTAAAATTGGTAGGTTCAAAATCTCAGATTACAAAGGTAAATTTAGGCCGCTCGCTCTGCCTGAAATTATGATGTACTCCTCAAATATAGGCACAGCTAAAATTGCGGAAATCATAGGTGCAAGCACAATGCAGGAATATTATAAAAAGCTTGGTTTTTATGAAAAAGTGGGGATAGAAATTAAGGAAAAATCTATTCCAATGATGCCAAAAAATTGGAATTTATCAACTACACTAACGGCTTCTTTTGGTCATGGGGTTTCAGTAACACCACTGCATGTTGCAATAGCAAATGCAACGCTTGTAAATGGTGGTATGCTTGTTAAGCCAACAATTATTAAAAACCATAAAAGTAAAAACAACCCTAGAATTTTTAGTGAAGAAACTTCTGAAACAATGAGAAAATTATATAGGCTTGTTGTAACTGGTGGCTCTGGCAAAAGTGCGGAAGCTAAGGGATATTTTGTTGGCGGAAAAACTGGAACTTCTGAAAAAGTAGTTGATGGAAAATATGTTCCGGGCGTGGTTATTGCATCTTTTGTAGGAATGTTTCCAATGAATAAACCAAGATATTTAGTGCTTGCGATTTTTGATGAGCCAAAACCAACCCCTGATACTTACGGCTATGCAACTGGTGGCTGGGTTGCAGCCCCTGTTGTTTCAAGGGTGATTGAAGGAATGGCACCAATTCTAAAAATCAGCCCAATCAATTACGAAGATGAAACACTAATCAAAAGATTTGATTTGGGGTATTAG
- the cysC gene encoding adenylyl-sulfate kinase gives MTKTNIKPSTINHQPSTMESKEQLKIVIVGHVDHGKSTLIGRLFYDTDSLPEGKVEQIKASCVRRGMPFEYSFLLDALQAERDQGITIDTTQLWFKTEKRNYVIIDAPGHKEFLKNMVSGAANSEAAILVIDAKEGVKEQSRRHGYLLSLLGVSQIAVAVNKMDLVNYSEEKFREIEKQYTEYLAEIGVTPTFIIPISGREGDNITSKSSNMAWYKGPSIMQALDGFAPKPSLENLSLRLPVQDVYKFDERRIIAGRIEAGSLKVGDEIVFSPSNRKVKINSIETWPPAKTPVTQAFAGQSVGITLSEQIFAERGQVVSHLENAPILTNIFRGKIFWLGDEPIKEGKKYLIKINTSEYQAEVKAIERVVDTEDLSFTGKKDEVQKNSVAEVVFRIRGLACVDEFANNAKTGRFVIVENYRTIGGGIIDLKGFSDQRTKSQPKSDNLYPVESRIDPTRRAIANGHKGGVLWFSGLSGSGKTTIALALQQKLFEKGYQVFVLDGDNIRGGLSADLDFSKEGRSENIRRVGEVAALFAQAGVIVITAFISPYKEDRDKARVAAGDSYHSIYIKADVETCKQRDPKGLYKKAIAGEIKNFTGINDKFDVPENADVVIDTAKNSVDESVAKLMEYIDANLVKPIDEEYSRAKIGEGI, from the coding sequence ATGACTAAGACAAACATAAAACCATCAACTATTAACCATCAACCATCAACCATGGAATCAAAGGAGCAATTAAAAATCGTAATTGTAGGACATGTTGATCACGGAAAATCTACGCTTATCGGGCGTTTATTTTATGACACTGATTCCCTACCAGAAGGGAAAGTTGAGCAAATTAAAGCCTCTTGCGTTCGTCGTGGAATGCCGTTTGAATATAGCTTTTTGCTTGATGCCCTGCAAGCTGAGAGGGATCAAGGCATTACCATTGATACAACACAATTATGGTTCAAAACTGAAAAGCGAAATTATGTTATTATTGATGCGCCGGGGCATAAGGAATTCCTAAAAAATATGGTGTCTGGGGCGGCAAATTCTGAGGCTGCAATTCTAGTAATTGATGCAAAAGAAGGCGTGAAAGAGCAATCTCGCCGTCATGGCTATTTGCTATCTCTGCTTGGTGTTTCTCAAATTGCAGTGGCAGTAAATAAAATGGATTTAGTTAATTATTCTGAAGAAAAATTCCGTGAGATTGAAAAACAATACACAGAATATTTGGCAGAAATTGGCGTTACTCCAACCTTTATAATTCCAATTTCTGGCCGTGAGGGGGATAATATCACAAGCAAATCCTCAAATATGGCTTGGTATAAAGGCCCTTCAATTATGCAGGCGTTAGATGGCTTTGCACCTAAGCCTAGCCTTGAAAATCTCTCACTTCGCTTGCCTGTGCAAGATGTTTATAAGTTTGATGAAAGACGCATTATCGCTGGTAGAATTGAGGCTGGCTCTCTAAAAGTAGGCGATGAAATAGTTTTCTCGCCTTCAAATCGCAAAGTAAAAATAAACTCTATTGAAACTTGGCCACCGGCTAAAACGCCTGTTACTCAAGCTTTTGCAGGGCAATCAGTCGGCATAACTTTATCTGAACAAATTTTCGCAGAACGCGGGCAAGTTGTTAGCCATCTTGAAAACGCACCAATTTTAACCAATATTTTTAGAGGTAAAATTTTCTGGCTAGGTGATGAGCCAATCAAGGAAGGCAAAAAATATTTAATCAAAATAAATACCTCTGAATATCAGGCGGAAGTTAAGGCAATAGAAAGAGTTGTTGATACTGAAGATTTAAGTTTCACTGGCAAAAAAGATGAAGTGCAGAAAAATTCCGTTGCGGAAGTAGTATTTAGAATTCGTGGTCTTGCTTGCGTTGATGAATTCGCAAACAACGCTAAAACTGGCAGATTTGTTATTGTTGAGAATTATCGCACAATAGGCGGTGGTATAATTGATTTGAAGGGATTTTCGGATCAACGCACTAAATCTCAACCAAAATCAGATAATCTTTATCCAGTTGAATCTCGCATTGATCCAACTCGCAGGGCGATTGCGAATGGCCATAAGGGAGGCGTGCTTTGGTTTAGCGGACTTTCAGGCTCAGGTAAAACAACTATTGCACTTGCTTTACAGCAGAAACTTTTTGAAAAAGGCTATCAGGTTTTCGTGTTAGATGGTGATAATATTCGTGGCGGTTTAAGTGCGGATTTAGATTTCTCTAAGGAAGGCAGAAGCGAGAATATCCGCCGAGTTGGTGAAGTTGCAGCACTTTTTGCTCAAGCGGGCGTTATAGTTATCACGGCGTTTATTTCACCTTACAAAGAGGATAGAGACAAAGCCCGTGTTGCAGCTGGTGATTCCTATCATTCAATCTACATCAAAGCTGATGTAGAAACCTGCAAACAGAGAGATCCTAAAGGTTTATATAAAAAGGCGATTGCTGGAGAAATCAAGAATTTTACTGGGATTAATGATAAATTTGATGTTCCTGAAAATGCTGATGTTGTGATTGATACCGCTAAAAATTCTGTTGATGAATCAGTCGCAAAATTAATGGAATATATTGATGCAAACCTCGTTAAACCTATTGATGAAGAATATAGCCGTGCAAAAATTGGCGAGGGGATTTAG
- a CDS encoding pyruvate dehydrogenase complex dihydrolipoamide acetyltransferase: MPKEILMPALSPTMTEGNLAKWTKKEGDKIKAGDVIAEIETDKATMEVEAVDEGILGKIIIQQGTNQVKVNQVIALILEDGEDKKALDAYQIKQPEAPKKEEVANQNSSISASVSKAPSIAPQITAAPRIAPQIAPSTINHQPSTNTKASPLAKKVAQNSGVDLSSVKGTGPKGRVVKGDVEDFLANGGGSNVIRRNPVAFESFPNSNIRQVIARRLLESKQQVPHFYLTIDLDVDNLLETRRQINDLAPVSEDGKPLYKISVNDLVIKASALALRDVPAANSSWYDDAIVQYNNVDISVAVATDGGLITPIIFNADQKSVIAISNEMKTLAKKARENKLKPEEFQGGGFSISNLGMYGIKTFSAIINPPQSCILAVGASEEKPVVKNGQIKTANIMSVTLSVDHRSVDGAVGAEFLQSFKKYIENPAGLLV, translated from the coding sequence ATGCCTAAAGAAATATTAATGCCAGCACTTTCGCCAACAATGACAGAAGGTAACCTTGCTAAATGGACGAAAAAAGAGGGTGATAAAATAAAAGCTGGTGATGTAATTGCTGAAATTGAAACAGATAAAGCTACAATGGAAGTTGAGGCTGTAGATGAGGGAATTCTTGGAAAAATCATCATTCAGCAAGGCACAAACCAAGTGAAAGTGAATCAAGTAATCGCATTAATTTTGGAAGATGGCGAAGATAAAAAAGCTCTTGATGCTTACCAAATCAAGCAACCAGAAGCCCCTAAGAAGGAAGAAGTCGCTAACCAGAATTCTAGTATCAGTGCAAGCGTTAGTAAAGCTCCGAGCATCGCTCCGCAGATTACTGCCGCCCCAAGAATTGCCCCACAAATTGCACCATCAACTATTAACCATCAACCATCAACCAATACTAAAGCTAGCCCCCTAGCTAAAAAAGTGGCACAAAATAGCGGTGTTGATTTATCTTCAGTGAAGGGAACAGGGCCAAAGGGCAGGGTGGTTAAGGGTGATGTTGAAGATTTCCTTGCAAATGGTGGCGGTTCTAATGTTATCCGCAGAAATCCAGTAGCGTTTGAGAGTTTTCCAAATTCAAATATCCGCCAAGTTATTGCCAGAAGGCTTCTTGAATCTAAACAACAAGTTCCGCATTTTTACCTAACGATTGATTTGGATGTTGATAATCTGCTTGAAACTCGTCGCCAAATTAATGACTTAGCACCAGTTTCAGAAGATGGCAAACCGCTCTACAAAATCTCCGTAAATGATTTGGTTATCAAGGCTTCAGCCCTTGCCCTCAGGGATGTTCCAGCGGCAAATTCAAGCTGGTATGATGACGCAATTGTGCAATATAATAATGTTGATATTTCGGTTGCGGTGGCGACCGATGGCGGTTTGATTACGCCAATCATCTTCAATGCGGATCAAAAATCTGTAATTGCAATTTCAAACGAAATGAAAACACTTGCGAAGAAAGCTCGTGAAAACAAGCTTAAACCTGAAGAATTCCAAGGCGGTGGTTTTTCAATTTCAAATCTTGGAATGTATGGAATTAAAACTTTCTCAGCGATTATAAACCCGCCACAATCTTGCATTTTAGCGGTTGGCGCATCTGAGGAAAAACCAGTTGTGAAAAACGGCCAAATCAAAACTGCAAATATTATGAGCGTTACACTTTCCGTAGATCACCGCTCGGTTGATGGTGCAGTTGGTGCAGAATTCCTCCAATCCTTCAAAAAATATATTGAGAATCCCGCAGGATTGTTGGTGTGA
- a CDS encoding DNA polymerase III subunit chi: MISFYQLSSSPIEQALPVLLEKILSTGNRAVLLCKNKDLLKELDKSLWAVGGTRFLPHGTEDEDFKAEQPIYLTSANDNPNGAKFLVNIGILDDDFYQNFERTLVIFNQADKQETDNARKLWKALKSNENLILKFFKQNEKGSWEES; encoded by the coding sequence TGCCAGTGTTGTTAGAAAAAATTTTAAGCACTGGCAATCGTGCGGTTTTACTCTGCAAAAACAAAGATTTACTAAAAGAACTTGATAAATCACTTTGGGCAGTTGGTGGCACAAGATTTTTACCGCACGGCACTGAAGATGAGGATTTTAAGGCAGAGCAACCAATCTATTTAACTTCCGCAAATGATAACCCAAATGGTGCAAAGTTTTTGGTTAATATTGGTATTTTAGATGATGATTTTTACCAAAATTTTGAGAGAACTTTAGTAATTTTCAACCAAGCAGATAAACAAGAAACCGACAATGCAAGAAAACTCTGGAAAGCCCTAAAATCAAACGAAAACCTTATACTAAAATTCTTCAAACAGAATGAAAAAGGCAGCTGGGAGGAGAGTTAG